In Halarcobacter bivalviorum, a genomic segment contains:
- the rpsB gene encoding 30S ribosomal protein S2, producing the protein MVTMKDLLECGVHFGHQTRRWNPKMKKFIFGVRKNIYIIDLQKTLRYFRYTYNVVRDAAAEGQTMIFVGTKKQASEAVKQAAISCGMPYVNHRWLGGMLTNYGTIKKSIRKLEVIKKMREEGQLDLLTKKEALMLTRKEEKLELYLGGIKEMNKLPDMMFVLDAVKEKIAIKEARRLGIKVVAPLDTNCDPDVVDFPIPGNDDAIRSIQLFCNEMAEAMNEGRAALADETGEEVAPVSAEEAQEVVAEAVAEGEAEAVETEETTKEA; encoded by the coding sequence ATGGTTACAATGAAAGACCTATTAGAGTGTGGTGTACACTTCGGACACCAAACAAGAAGATGGAATCCAAAAATGAAAAAATTCATTTTCGGTGTTAGAAAAAATATTTATATTATCGATTTACAAAAGACATTAAGATATTTCAGATATACTTATAATGTAGTTAGAGATGCAGCAGCAGAAGGTCAAACAATGATTTTTGTTGGTACTAAAAAACAAGCTAGTGAAGCTGTAAAACAAGCTGCTATTTCTTGTGGTATGCCATACGTTAACCATAGATGGTTAGGTGGTATGTTAACAAACTACGGAACTATTAAAAAATCAATTAGAAAATTAGAAGTTATTAAAAAAATGAGAGAAGAAGGACAATTAGACCTTCTAACTAAAAAAGAAGCTTTAATGCTTACAAGAAAAGAAGAGAAGTTAGAGTTATACCTTGGTGGTATTAAAGAAATGAACAAACTTCCTGATATGATGTTCGTATTAGATGCTGTAAAAGAAAAAATTGCAATTAAAGAAGCTAGAAGACTTGGAATTAAAGTTGTTGCTCCTTTAGATACAAACTGTGATCCAGATGTTGTAGATTTCCCAATTCCAGGAAATGATGATGCAATCAGATCAATTCAATTATTCTGCAACGAAATGGCAGAAGCTATGAATGAAGGTAGAGCTGCTTTAGCTGATGAAACTGGTGAAGAAGTTGCTCCAGTATCTGCTGAAGAAGCACAAGAAGTAGTTGCTGAAGCTGTAGCAGAAGGTGAAGCTGAAGCAGTAGAAACTGAAGAAACTACAAAGGAAGCATAA
- a CDS encoding ABC transporter ATP-binding protein: MGEQLDNISPITEHTTLLEAKNLSHEFDYKLFENINFKVKTQESISIIGMSGSGKSTLLNILSSLLKPKSGEIIYNNKDLYELKKKELLNIRREDFGIIFQAHYLFRGFSASDNLKIATLLSQEEVDNELLKKLNIEFVLNQGVGELSGGQQQRLSIARVLTKKPKIIFADEPTGNLDKDTAQIVMDTLFDYIKKNDAALILVTHETDLANQCNKVYKLENLQLKELK, from the coding sequence ATGGGTGAACAATTAGATAATATATCACCCATTACGGAACATACTACTTTGCTAGAAGCAAAAAATTTATCTCACGAATTTGATTACAAACTTTTTGAAAATATTAACTTTAAAGTAAAAACTCAAGAATCAATCTCTATAATTGGAATGAGTGGAAGTGGTAAATCAACTCTACTTAATATTTTATCCTCTTTATTAAAACCTAAATCAGGTGAAATAATCTATAATAATAAAGACTTATATGAATTAAAGAAAAAAGAACTTTTAAATATAAGAAGAGAAGATTTTGGTATAATATTTCAAGCACATTATCTATTTCGTGGTTTTTCTGCAAGTGATAATTTAAAGATTGCAACACTATTAAGTCAAGAAGAAGTTGATAATGAACTTCTAAAAAAACTTAATATTGAATTTGTATTAAATCAAGGAGTTGGAGAACTAAGTGGAGGACAACAGCAAAGATTGTCTATTGCTAGAGTTCTTACAAAAAAACCCAAAATTATATTTGCAGATGAACCAACTGGTAATTTAGATAAAGATACAGCTCAAATAGTTATGGATACACTATTTGACTATATTAAAAAGAATGATGCAGCATTAATATTAGTAACACATGAAACTGATTTAGCTAATCAGTGTAATAAAGTATATAAATTAGAAAACCTTCAATTAAAGGAGTTGAAATAA
- the tsf gene encoding translation elongation factor Ts, whose translation MAGATPKLIKELREKSGAGMLDCKNALNECDGNIEEAMKFLREAGLAKAAKKSGNVAAEGLITILINEDNTKASMTEVNSQTDFVAKNDQFIALTNQITTHVQDNNLNDAEALANSSIEGQEFTTFLNEKIAVIGENLVARKVITVEGTVVNGYVHMGKVGVILAAKCDDAAKEKTADLLKKVAMHAASMKPSVISYTDLDAEFIESENKAIIADIEKENEELVRLGKPLKNIPQFVSKQQLTDDAVEAARNEMREELIAQGKPEKIIDNIVAGKISRWIEDNSQLDRTHALLSQTYVMDDSMTVEEAIKAVDASIEIVEYVRFELGEGIEKKEEDFAAEVAAQMGN comes from the coding sequence ATGGCAGGAGCAACTCCAAAACTAATTAAAGAGTTAAGAGAAAAATCTGGTGCAGGAATGCTTGATTGTAAAAATGCATTAAATGAGTGTGATGGAAACATTGAAGAAGCAATGAAATTTCTTAGAGAAGCTGGTTTAGCAAAAGCAGCTAAGAAAAGTGGAAATGTTGCAGCAGAAGGTTTAATCACTATCTTAATTAATGAAGATAATACAAAAGCTTCAATGACTGAGGTTAACTCTCAAACTGACTTCGTTGCTAAAAATGATCAGTTTATTGCATTAACTAATCAAATTACAACTCACGTTCAAGATAATAATTTAAATGATGCAGAAGCTTTAGCTAACTCTTCAATTGAAGGTCAAGAGTTTACTACATTTTTAAATGAAAAAATTGCAGTTATCGGTGAAAACTTAGTTGCAAGAAAAGTTATTACAGTTGAAGGTACTGTTGTAAATGGATATGTTCACATGGGGAAAGTAGGGGTTATCCTTGCTGCTAAATGTGATGATGCTGCAAAAGAAAAAACTGCTGATTTACTAAAAAAAGTTGCAATGCACGCAGCTTCAATGAAACCATCTGTAATCTCTTATACTGATTTAGATGCTGAATTTATTGAATCAGAAAACAAAGCAATTATTGCTGATATTGAAAAAGAGAATGAAGAGTTAGTAAGACTTGGAAAGCCTTTAAAAAATATCCCTCAATTTGTTTCTAAACAACAATTAACTGATGATGCAGTAGAAGCTGCAAGAAATGAGATGAGAGAAGAGTTAATCGCTCAAGGTAAACCAGAAAAAATTATTGACAACATCGTTGCTGGTAAAATTTCTAGATGGATTGAAGATAACTCTCAATTAGATAGAACTCATGCATTATTATCACAAACTTACGTTATGGATGATTCAATGACTGTTGAAGAAGCTATTAAAGCTGTTGATGCATCAATTGAAATCGTTGAGTATGTAAGATTTGAGCTTGGTGAAGGTATCGAGAAAAAAGAAGAAGATTTCGCTGCTGAAGTAGCTGCTCAAATGGGTAACTAA
- the gmk gene encoding guanylate kinase produces MDKKGAILILSGPSGCGKSTLLKKVYENIEDYYFSISTTTREPREGEQNGVDYFFVRKEDFEEDIKNGQFLEWAEVHGNYYGTSLKPIKEALSEGKLVIFDIDVQGHEIVRKKLEKVVTSVFITTPSLDELERRLTNRDTDTSAVIARRIENAKYEIKSFQKYDYFIENDDLEKASNELISIAKIARIKSKLFDKDELIKNWLGN; encoded by the coding sequence ATGGATAAAAAAGGTGCTATTTTAATTCTTTCAGGACCTAGTGGTTGTGGAAAGTCAACACTTTTAAAAAAAGTTTATGAAAATATTGAAGATTACTATTTCTCTATTTCTACAACAACAAGAGAACCAAGAGAGGGTGAACAAAATGGTGTTGACTATTTCTTTGTAAGAAAAGAGGATTTTGAAGAAGATATTAAAAATGGTCAATTTTTAGAGTGGGCAGAAGTTCATGGAAATTACTATGGAACTTCGTTAAAACCAATAAAAGAGGCTTTATCAGAAGGTAAATTAGTGATTTTTGATATTGATGTTCAAGGACATGAAATAGTAAGAAAAAAACTAGAAAAAGTAGTTACCTCTGTATTTATTACAACACCATCTTTAGATGAGTTAGAAAGAAGATTAACTAATAGAGATACAGATACAAGTGCTGTAATTGCTAGAAGAATTGAAAATGCAAAATATGAAATCAAATCATTTCAAAAGTATGATTATTTTATTGAAAATGATGATTTAGAAAAAGCAAGTAATGAGCTAATCTCTATTGCAAAAATAGCTAGAATAAAATCTAAGCTATTTGACAAAGATGAGTTAATTAAGAACTGGTTAGGAAACTA
- a CDS encoding rhodanese-like domain-containing protein, with protein sequence MKSFKFLSLAILFILLNSTFLNAQVKSIDVKELIELKQKGIKIIDIRKQKDIKETGIIPSSYRLSFYKKDGTINKEKWLNSFINLVGNTNIKFVLISEDGEKAKHGAELLYEKKGYIYPLYLEGGINAWIDAKEKIVKVKK encoded by the coding sequence ATGAAAAGTTTTAAATTTTTAAGCCTAGCTATTTTATTTATCTTATTAAATAGCACATTCTTAAATGCACAAGTAAAAAGTATAGATGTAAAAGAACTTATAGAACTTAAACAAAAAGGTATAAAAATTATTGATATTAGAAAACAAAAAGATATCAAAGAGACGGGAATTATACCTAGTTCATATAGATTAAGTTTTTATAAAAAAGATGGAACTATTAATAAAGAAAAGTGGTTAAACTCTTTTATAAATTTAGTTGGAAATACTAATATAAAATTTGTATTAATTAGTGAAGATGGGGAAAAAGCAAAACATGGTGCAGAACTATTATATGAGAAAAAAGGATATATCTATCCCTTATATTTAGAAGGTGGGATTAATGCTTGGATTGATGCTAAAGAAAAAATAGTAAAAGTAAAAAAATAA